Below is a window of Tolypothrix bouteillei VB521301 DNA.
TTCATCATGCAATTATAGATGGTTGGAGCAATATTGAATTTCTCAATCAACTGTATAATTCTTATTTAGCTCTCAAGAAAGGAAAAGAAATAACAGTAAGCTCTTCAGCTAATGTGCATCAGGAATTTGTGGCATTAGAGAAAGAGATGATTCGCTCATCAGACGCATTAAATTTCTGGAAGTTCCACTTACGAAACCATACATATAAACCATTAAAGCCGTTAACCACTTTAGTAGTTCAAGTAGAAGCTGTTGCGGAAGAATACAATTTAAACTCAGAAATTACTGCTGACTTACTTGAATTCAGTCGGAAATTGAAAGTTTCACCGAAAGCAATTTTCCTAAGTACCTACCTTGACCTCATTGGTACTGTGATGAAAGAAAATATGGTTTCTGTAGGGATTATCTCAAATGGTAGAACAGAAAGATTATCCGATCCGTTTGGAGCTTTGGGCTTGTTCTGGAATATTGTTCCGCTCTGCCAGCAAGTTATAGAAGATAAAGAGGTACAAATTAAAAATGTGCAGCAATCTCTAATTGATATCGAACCCTATGTTAGATACCCACTTCTCCAAATTTTATCAGACCAACAAAAACAGGAGTTATTTTTTGCTACATTTAATTTCATGTCTTTCCATAATGTCAAAGATATTTTCGAGCAGACCGACTTGAAAGTGAATGCACGAATGTCTCATGACAAGTTTAACTTTCCTTTAAATTTTGCTATTTCAATGAACTCATCTTCAGAAAATGTAAGCATACGTGTGGAATATGACCAGATGTATTTTAACTGCAAAGATATTCGTTCAATGCTTCAGAGTTATGTGGAAATCTTATACGCAGTTCCCAGACTTTAGACATTGAGTCTGTACCCTTGTAAAATCATGTAATATGGTTGAAAAAGCATTATACTATCTAGTTTTCAACCACGACTCAAATTTGAAAATCTGCAAAGTTTAGTGTCAATTTTTTGGAGGAATTATGAGTTGGAATGACCTTGAAGACAAAACTATCTACAAAGTTGTCGTCAATCACGAACAACAGTACTCAATTTGGCCGAGTGAGCGGGAAAATGCTCTTGGTTGGACAGATGTTGGTAAAAGCGGAACAAAGGCAGAATGCCTGGATTACATCAAGGAAGTATGGACTGATATGAGACCACTTAGCTTGCGTCAGCAAATGGAAAACTCAGCACAATCAAACTAAATATTAAATCTAAACAACAAAGCAGCAAAATCTTAGTAAATGCGATCGCAATTTTTCACATATGAATTTACTAGAAATGGAAAAACATTCTTTTAATCTTATAGATCGATCGCTCCACGAGTATTTACAAAATACTACAAACATAGTGGAATCTGTTTTATTAGAACATATTTCTGTTGAAGATTGTGCTGTGCTAATTCGGGAAACAGAAATATCTCGCCCTGAATTAGTTGCCTATATCGTCTCACAGCAGCCTCTAGAATCAGAACAATTACAATTCCACCTGCAAGAAGTCATACCATTGCCTTTACTGCCCAAAGCTTACGTACAAGTATCTAACCTACCGTTGACTCCTACAGGAGAAGTAGATAAACAGGCTTTGATAAGTCTGCCAGTGTTAGATTTTCAATTAGCTGGACAAATAGAAAAGCAACTCCAGTCAAAGCCAGAAATTGAGCAGTTAGCAGTAATCTTGCAAGAAGACTCCCTAAGGCTTCCCCGATTGCACATAACAGATTTACTTCCAGAAAGACAAAGATTAAATACTCCTGTTATTAAACAATTAATTTCCTCTGATACTGAGTTAAAAACACAATTACAAAGCTCGCAAACCAAGCAATTGGCTATTAGCTATGGCACTTCTTTACCAAAAGAATCTTATATACCCTCGACTTTGCCAGAGATTTTGCAAACAGCAGCTCGACAGGCAAAAGGAGAACGGATAATTTATTTATTGCCTGATGGAACAGAACTGCGTCAATCCTACACCGATTTACTGGTACAAGCACAGCGAATTCTTGGTGGTTTGAGAAAGCTAGGGCTGAAACCACAAGATAAAGTCATTTTACAATTAGAACTTAATTACGATATACTCGCCGCGTTCTGGGGTTGCCTTTTGGGAGGCTTTATTCCCCTAATTACTGAAGTTCCTCCAACCTATAAAGAATCGAACAAGGGAGTAGATAAGCTAGTTCATATATGGAACTTCTTAGATAGCCCAATCATTTTAACTACACAAGCACAACAACAAGAAATCGAGTTTTTAGCTCAATGGCTACCAGCAGAAAAGTTAAAATTTGCTTTTATTGAAGCTTTAAAAAATAACTTTCCTGACAAATCGTGTTACTCGAGTCAGTCAAATGACGTAGCGTTTTTTAATCTAACATCTGGCTCAACAGGCATCCCAAAATGCATTCAATTGACCCACCGCAATCTCATCGCTAACGCTATAGGAGAAAATCTACTCAATCAACACGATCGCGAAGATGCAATCTTGAATTGGTTGCCATTGGACCATATTGGCGGTATTTCCATGTGTCATATTCGTGGAGTGGTGTTAGGTTGCACTCTGGTTTACGCGCAAAAAGAGTATGTATTAGGTAATATCCTCAATTGGTTAGACTTAATTGATAAATATCGCATTACCCATAGCTGGGCACCTAACTTTGCATATGCCTTAATCAACGAAGCCTTGAAGCGAGAATCATCACAGAATTGGGACTTGTCTTGCGTGAAATTCTTAGTCACGGGTGGGGAAGCAGTTGCTCCTAAAACAGTAGAGACTTTTCTAGAGAATACGCTCGCTTATGGACTGAAAAAAACAGCAATCCGAGCGGCATTTGGTATGGCAGAGATGGCTTCGGCGATTACTTTTTACCAGCCAACTGAAAGAGCACCAATAAAATTTCACAGGTTAGACAAATCCTGCTTGCAGGGAACCATCAGACGAGTTGAAACCGAGCATCCCAATAGTGTTGCCTTTACAGACTTAGGAGCAGTCATTCCCGGAGTAACCATTCGGATTGTAGACAGTGAGAACAATCTTGTACCAGAAGATACTATTGGTCGTTTCCAAGTAAAAGGTGATGCTGTTTCACCGGGATACTACAAAAACCCACAGGCTAATTCTGAAGCTTTTTTAGCAGACGGTTGGTTCGATACTGGAGATAATGGTTTTATTGCTAATGGGCATTTAGTACTCACTGGTCGTGCTAAGGAAACCATTATTATTAATGGAGCCAACTACTACAGCCATGAAATCGAAGCGATAGTTGAAGAAATTGAACAAGTAGAAGCATCGTACACTGCTGCCTGTGCGGTTAAAGATGCCGATAGTGTCACAGAGAAATTAGCCATCTTTTTCCATTCGCCGCTTGTAGAAGACGAAGCACTGCAAAAACTACTTCAGAAAATTCAGCAGACCGTTGTTAACAAAGTAGGATTGAATCCAGATTATTTGATTCTAGTGGCTAAGGAAGATATTCCCAAAACCGCTATCGGTAAAATCCAGCGCCGCCAATTGAGTCAACGTTTTCAAGCCGGGGAGTTTGACACAATTCTCAAACGACTCGACATCCTAATGGGCGATCGCAATACCTTACCTGACTGGTTTTACCACAAAATTTGGCGATCGCAAAAAGCTATCTGGCAAGACTGGCAACCCATAAGCGGACACACGGTGGTATTTCTCGACTCTTCGGGATTAGGGTCAATATTGTGTCAACACTTACAGTCGGTTAA
It encodes the following:
- a CDS encoding MbtH family protein, producing MSWNDLEDKTIYKVVVNHEQQYSIWPSERENALGWTDVGKSGTKAECLDYIKEVWTDMRPLSLRQQMENSAQSN
- a CDS encoding SDR family NAD(P)-dependent oxidoreductase, with amino-acid sequence MNLLEMEKHSFNLIDRSLHEYLQNTTNIVESVLLEHISVEDCAVLIRETEISRPELVAYIVSQQPLESEQLQFHLQEVIPLPLLPKAYVQVSNLPLTPTGEVDKQALISLPVLDFQLAGQIEKQLQSKPEIEQLAVILQEDSLRLPRLHITDLLPERQRLNTPVIKQLISSDTELKTQLQSSQTKQLAISYGTSLPKESYIPSTLPEILQTAARQAKGERIIYLLPDGTELRQSYTDLLVQAQRILGGLRKLGLKPQDKVILQLELNYDILAAFWGCLLGGFIPLITEVPPTYKESNKGVDKLVHIWNFLDSPIILTTQAQQQEIEFLAQWLPAEKLKFAFIEALKNNFPDKSCYSSQSNDVAFFNLTSGSTGIPKCIQLTHRNLIANAIGENLLNQHDREDAILNWLPLDHIGGISMCHIRGVVLGCTLVYAQKEYVLGNILNWLDLIDKYRITHSWAPNFAYALINEALKRESSQNWDLSCVKFLVTGGEAVAPKTVETFLENTLAYGLKKTAIRAAFGMAEMASAITFYQPTERAPIKFHRLDKSCLQGTIRRVETEHPNSVAFTDLGAVIPGVTIRIVDSENNLVPEDTIGRFQVKGDAVSPGYYKNPQANSEAFLADGWFDTGDNGFIANGHLVLTGRAKETIIINGANYYSHEIEAIVEEIEQVEASYTAACAVKDADSVTEKLAIFFHSPLVEDEALQKLLQKIQQTVVNKVGLNPDYLILVAKEDIPKTAIGKIQRRQLSQRFQAGEFDTILKRLDILMGDRNTLPDWFYHKIWRSQKAIWQDWQPISGHTVVFLDSSGLGSILCQHLQSVNRSCIRVQIGQEFSSLGDNSYCINPQNPDHYQQLFRSILYDGQPVSEIIHLWTYDSLTADTPSLDALQPAQERGIYSLLYLIQALAKVQGSQQSVRLLCVGSQTQATSSTDKIAPAKSLILGLLKTIPQEMPTLRVRHVDLLLEEEENNAAYILQELQTNSKALEVAYRQRQRLVPRLQKVDWKQQLKGELPFKQGGIYLLSGGLGGVGAEIAKYLLQNYQAKLLLLGRSPLSEKIEVYRELEQLPGEISYQQVDICQYEQVQQALTQALSQWQGELAGIIHLAVVYGQNLLLEETRDNLEAVLRPKVQGTWVLHQLLQDYPNSLFISFSSLADLFGGANIGAYIAANSFLERFTHYQRHQQGRQSYCFVWGNWDNLGISQDNPAQSWLHRRGSCSISTTQGLYSLLTGLYHDQEHLLIGLDGSKPYIQKYLEIEASGLQKLTAYFTTKGIGATVSDLIVKIQNYGIVDYFGTPVTCDFVQLAQMPLTVTGEIDREQLQLLSAGRDTQTRIMPRNELERQISLVWQEVLGIGQIDIHSNFFELGGSSIKAIILVNKLEKQLGRNFHFTLMIEAPTIAQFSSYIQNNYLELNSRAQGSNVSTTNSKTTVLSGKNNVTPIAETLITVTTDIEEGEI